A genomic segment from Chitinophaga niabensis encodes:
- a CDS encoding sodium:solute symporter family protein, translating into MSLSVLDIGIIIGYVIAILFLGFYIARKASKDLQSYFLGGNKMKWYMLGLSNASGMFDISGTMWTVSILFIYGLKSAFIPWLWPVWNQVFVFVYLAIWMRRSNVMTGAQWITFRFGDGNGARLSHIIIVIFAIVSVIGFIAYFFEGIGKFSTSILPWDLSFQIGSFHLSSERSYALILCIMTTLYTIKGGMYSVVATEVMQFIIMTISCLVIGYIAYTSVTAEQINAAIPAGWKDLSFGWDLGLDWSGTPFPGVDSKIASDGFGLFGILLMMMLFKGIFASIAGPVPSYDMQRVLSTRTPGDAAKMSFTTIWVMYIPRYLMVAAFAVLALVYMQTELNQQGGNIDFEKIAPLAIAKFVPAGFKGLLLAGLLASFMGTFAAFVNAAPAYVVNDIYKKYINTNASDAKYIRISVISSLVLVMVGIMFGFMGASLNKLTLWITSALYGGYAASNFLKWLWWRFTGYGYFYGMLFGLIGSTIKLFFFPEIVDIYVFPIILAFSFAGCIIGTYVSPLVNREAVKAFYKQTNPWGFWGPIKKEVMAEDPTFKPNGEFKRDMFNILIGIIWQMAQVVIPIYFMIRENWQMLGWTIIFIATTWILKKNWWNHLGKADEKYKQ; encoded by the coding sequence ATGTCGTTAAGTGTATTGGATATAGGGATCATTATCGGTTATGTGATAGCCATCCTGTTCCTGGGTTTTTACATAGCAAGGAAGGCTTCAAAGGACCTGCAATCTTATTTCCTGGGAGGGAATAAAATGAAATGGTATATGCTGGGGCTGAGCAACGCTTCCGGCATGTTTGATATTTCAGGTACCATGTGGACGGTGAGCATCCTCTTCATCTATGGATTGAAGAGCGCTTTTATTCCATGGCTATGGCCGGTATGGAACCAGGTATTCGTATTTGTATACCTCGCCATCTGGATGCGCCGCTCAAATGTAATGACGGGGGCACAATGGATCACCTTCCGCTTCGGAGATGGAAATGGCGCCCGTTTATCCCACATCATCATTGTGATCTTTGCCATTGTGAGCGTGATCGGTTTCATCGCTTATTTCTTTGAAGGCATCGGTAAGTTCTCCACTTCTATTTTGCCCTGGGACCTTTCCTTTCAGATCGGCTCGTTCCATCTTTCTTCTGAAAGGAGTTACGCACTCATCCTTTGCATTATGACTACCCTTTATACCATCAAAGGTGGTATGTACAGCGTGGTAGCTACAGAAGTGATGCAGTTCATCATTATGACCATCTCCTGCCTGGTGATCGGGTACATTGCTTATACTTCTGTTACCGCAGAGCAGATCAATGCAGCTATTCCTGCAGGCTGGAAAGACCTGTCCTTTGGATGGGACCTTGGCCTCGATTGGAGTGGTACACCTTTCCCGGGTGTGGACAGTAAGATCGCTTCAGATGGATTTGGCCTGTTTGGCATCCTTTTAATGATGATGCTGTTCAAAGGTATCTTTGCTTCCATCGCAGGCCCTGTTCCGAGTTACGATATGCAGCGTGTGCTGTCTACCCGTACACCCGGCGATGCTGCTAAAATGAGCTTCACCACTATCTGGGTGATGTACATTCCCCGTTACCTGATGGTAGCTGCTTTTGCCGTGCTGGCACTTGTGTACATGCAAACTGAGCTGAACCAGCAGGGAGGTAATATCGACTTTGAAAAGATAGCCCCGCTGGCTATTGCGAAATTTGTTCCCGCAGGTTTTAAAGGTTTATTACTGGCCGGTTTGCTTGCTTCCTTCATGGGTACTTTTGCTGCCTTTGTGAATGCAGCACCTGCCTATGTGGTGAACGACATCTACAAGAAATACATCAATACAAACGCCTCAGATGCCAAATACATCCGCATCAGCGTGATCTCTTCCCTCGTACTGGTGATGGTTGGTATCATGTTTGGCTTTATGGGCGCCTCTCTGAATAAACTCACACTCTGGATCACTTCTGCGCTGTATGGTGGTTATGCAGCCTCTAACTTCCTGAAATGGTTATGGTGGAGGTTCACCGGATATGGTTACTTCTACGGCATGCTGTTCGGATTGATCGGCTCTACCATTAAGCTGTTCTTCTTCCCGGAGATAGTGGACATCTACGTATTCCCCATCATCCTGGCATTTTCTTTCGCCGGTTGCATCATTGGTACTTATGTTTCTCCGCTGGTGAACCGCGAGGCAGTGAAAGCGTTCTATAAACAAACGAACCCCTGGGGTTTCTGGGGACCTATCAAAAAAGAGGTGATGGCAGAAGATCCAACCTTCAAACCTAATGGTGAATTCAAACGCGATATGTTCAATATCCTGATCGGTATTATATGGCAGATGGCACAGGTAGTGATCCCGATCTATTTCATGATCAGGGAAAACTGGCAGATGCTGGGCTGGACGATCATCTTCATCGCTACTACCTGGATCCTGAAAAAGAACTGGTGGAACCATCTTGGCAAAGCAGACGAAAAATATAAACAATGA
- a CDS encoding DUF5009 domain-containing protein — translation MKRSNSLDALRGFAILAMVLSSSIAFGILPDWMYHAQTPPPSHKFNPELPGITWVDLVFPFFLFSMGAAIPLALHTKKKVLGGLVQRFILLIFFAVFTLHTRNLGFISIGAFVLLCFLFIRVESWIPKIIALATAVTFLICKGVDIYKSDIIILVLANMAFFGGITWWLTAKQPLLRLGVLPFIAAVFLAAETPGSWAEIIYNWSPLPWMYKFYYLKYLFIILPGTFAGEWLLLSVPEIPAWDKRKWMMIAAGAFLLVIVNVVCLFSRQVVLNLALSVLIGTFMLVMATKVQAWRNYLQAGVYLLWLGLCFDCTQGGIKKDPSNYSYYFVTGGLAFLTVLGFMVLEYYGYCKRIIGYLAINGRNPMVAYVAGNLLLLPLLKLTGAIDLLSAMEHNVWLGVLRGLVFTGIVSLITIFFVQRKWYWKT, via the coding sequence ATGAAACGAAGCAATAGTCTTGATGCACTCCGCGGTTTTGCTATACTGGCCATGGTTTTGTCCAGCAGCATCGCATTCGGCATCCTGCCGGATTGGATGTATCATGCGCAAACGCCACCGCCATCGCATAAATTTAATCCTGAGCTGCCCGGTATTACCTGGGTAGACTTAGTGTTCCCTTTCTTTTTGTTCAGCATGGGCGCGGCTATTCCCTTAGCCCTGCATACTAAAAAGAAAGTGTTAGGCGGGCTGGTACAACGTTTCATCTTACTTATATTTTTTGCCGTATTTACATTACATACACGGAACCTGGGGTTTATTTCCATCGGCGCATTTGTGCTGTTATGTTTCCTGTTCATCAGGGTGGAATCCTGGATCCCTAAGATTATAGCGTTAGCTACAGCTGTCACTTTTCTGATCTGCAAAGGCGTGGACATTTACAAAAGCGATATCATCATCCTGGTATTAGCGAATATGGCTTTCTTTGGAGGTATTACCTGGTGGCTCACGGCTAAACAGCCCTTGCTCCGATTAGGGGTGTTACCTTTTATAGCAGCCGTTTTTTTAGCTGCCGAAACGCCCGGCAGCTGGGCAGAGATCATCTACAACTGGTCTCCGCTTCCCTGGATGTATAAGTTCTATTATCTCAAATACCTGTTCATTATCCTCCCCGGCACTTTTGCCGGGGAATGGTTACTGCTCTCCGTTCCTGAAATTCCTGCATGGGATAAAAGGAAATGGATGATGATTGCGGCAGGAGCATTCCTGCTGGTGATCGTGAACGTGGTATGCCTTTTCAGCAGGCAGGTAGTATTAAATCTCGCTTTATCTGTTTTGATAGGCACCTTTATGCTGGTGATGGCAACAAAGGTGCAGGCCTGGAGGAACTATTTGCAGGCCGGCGTGTATTTACTATGGCTGGGTTTATGTTTTGATTGTACGCAGGGTGGCATTAAAAAAGATCCCTCTAATTATAGTTATTATTTTGTGACCGGAGGGCTTGCCTTCCTCACAGTATTGGGTTTTATGGTGCTGGAATATTACGGGTACTGTAAACGCATTATCGGCTACCTGGCGATTAACGGCAGGAACCCGATGGTGGCGTATGTAGCAGGTAACCTGTTATTGCTGCCTTTATTAAAGCTCACGGGAGCAATTGATCTGTTAAGTGCGATGGAGCATAATGTATGGCTGGGTGTGCTGCGTGGGCTTGTGTTCACCGGCATTGTATCACTCATCACTATCTTTTTTGTTCAGCGCAAATGGTATTGGAAAACATAA
- a CDS encoding family 10 glycosylhydrolase, protein MKRTISALLVIIMISAAACKKNADPAPPAPGGGDTVITPKGDVIAWVDARSNVFGTYGRLNDTANIKTVLDTLQQVGVNGLVIDVKGSSGYTMYPSAYTKQVTTQDGKSITTGVDYVGYMIQEARKRNFKVYASIVTFVEGDGSRSTGTVFDDASFRSKFESIVCDVNGKRVPITSTGRNAFVNPAQPEIQTRALNIIKEIATKYTFDGLILDYCRYTDIDADFSDFSKAEFIKYLEANYQDNDAKNMKFPQDIVATWRTNAGQTLPNTLGKYYKKWLMYRCHTIQQFFIKARQAVKSVKPDMKFGTYVGAWYTTYYQVGVNWASKDYDPFNDQELRFDWAYPKYGETGYAENLDLLMTGNYFTQLKLADNPATAGLKYHWWSVEGSLIGGMYITRNKMPLYGSIDMGNVDWTSQADISKTIQYILGKASGGVMLFDVVHIYAPQYNRLKQPLWEAVRNGLKK, encoded by the coding sequence ATGAAAAGAACTATAAGTGCGCTGCTGGTGATCATCATGATCTCTGCAGCAGCCTGTAAGAAAAATGCGGATCCTGCTCCACCGGCCCCCGGTGGAGGGGATACCGTTATCACGCCTAAAGGGGATGTGATTGCCTGGGTGGATGCACGCTCCAATGTATTTGGAACATACGGCCGCCTCAACGATACCGCAAACATCAAAACCGTACTGGATACACTCCAGCAGGTAGGTGTGAACGGACTGGTAATTGACGTAAAAGGCAGCAGCGGGTACACCATGTATCCCAGCGCCTATACCAAACAGGTAACCACACAGGATGGGAAGTCCATCACTACCGGTGTTGATTATGTAGGCTACATGATCCAGGAAGCACGTAAACGTAACTTCAAGGTATATGCTTCTATCGTTACGTTTGTAGAGGGAGATGGTTCCCGCAGCACCGGAACTGTATTTGATGACGCCAGCTTCAGGAGTAAATTTGAGAGCATTGTATGTGATGTTAACGGCAAACGTGTTCCCATCACTTCTACCGGAAGGAATGCTTTTGTGAATCCTGCACAACCGGAAATACAAACCCGTGCGCTCAATATCATCAAAGAGATCGCTACTAAATACACCTTTGATGGCCTGATCCTGGACTATTGCCGTTATACAGATATTGATGCGGATTTCTCTGATTTCTCCAAAGCAGAGTTCATCAAATACCTGGAAGCAAACTACCAGGACAATGACGCAAAGAACATGAAGTTCCCGCAGGATATTGTAGCCACCTGGAGGACCAATGCAGGGCAAACACTGCCTAACACTTTAGGAAAGTATTACAAGAAATGGCTGATGTACCGTTGCCACACTATCCAGCAATTCTTTATCAAAGCAAGGCAGGCGGTAAAATCCGTGAAACCGGATATGAAGTTCGGTACTTATGTAGGCGCATGGTACACTACTTATTACCAGGTAGGGGTAAACTGGGCGAGCAAAGATTACGATCCCTTCAACGACCAGGAGCTGCGTTTCGACTGGGCTTATCCTAAATACGGTGAAACCGGTTATGCAGAAAACCTGGACCTGCTGATGACAGGTAATTACTTCACACAACTGAAACTGGCGGACAACCCCGCTACTGCCGGACTGAAATACCATTGGTGGAGCGTGGAAGGTTCTCTTATAGGAGGGATGTATATCACCCGTAATAAAATGCCGCTGTATGGCAGTATCGATATGGGGAATGTGGATTGGACATCACAGGCGGATATCTCTAAGACCATCCAGTACATTTTAGGGAAAGCCAGTGGTGGTGTGATGTTGTTTGATGTGGTACACATCTATGCACCGCAATACAACAGGTTGAAGCAACCACTATGGGAAGCTGTCAGGAATGGGTTGAAAAAATAG
- a CDS encoding DUF5018 domain-containing protein, with translation MKRISSFIIFTMAAGSLFTACRKADEIKRNPANTLSDIYATKDGNGRDRLFNPRYSNDTIYFDIPYYFPEDSDNEMDLTKIILRGSVPSDSYITPAIGVFTDLSKPYTLSIVSGTGAVKKYVVMAKKVGNLSLTNVKVKYTDAGGAAQELDGVLQPSGEILFYVLPGTVMNNTKVTYEINKHSTASIANDAAVDLSQPLPLVVTGKDGVTKTYTLKTAEPIKLAYGIGINRQLWAKAGSDFGFTANNEVSIAVSGDHLILVRRTNPSKFSVYNRFTAAYVQEMYNPFGSQLSFQMVEDTVGNLLAASWAPKNAKFILYKYKNALDGAPVKLIEWTNNNPAAITLDGGVGRRVNIYGNLDGNAVIMAPAGQSNIIFRWRVQNGAVVSQTPETLTYTGLANGAANFGFYAEAQPVSAGANADYFINYQQDIAFVNGATQARTIAFANEVANFGIFHMPTAYVRFNNANYLAIVKYVATYDLNRIHTCLFDVTNTSRLNTSSADPNYSTFNVFTSAEQNGTLNGNGTADICVGFSQNKERMQVYTLLTNGGIVAHEFTTYAK, from the coding sequence ATGAAACGTATCAGTTCATTTATCATATTCACCATGGCTGCCGGCAGTTTATTCACTGCCTGCCGCAAAGCGGACGAGATCAAACGTAATCCGGCAAATACCCTCAGCGATATTTATGCCACCAAAGACGGCAATGGCCGGGACCGTTTATTCAATCCCCGTTACAGCAACGACACCATCTATTTCGATATTCCCTATTACTTCCCGGAAGATTCCGATAATGAGATGGACCTCACCAAGATCATCCTGCGTGGCTCTGTTCCTTCGGATTCCTATATCACACCGGCTATCGGCGTATTCACCGATCTCTCCAAACCTTACACCTTATCTATTGTTTCAGGTACCGGTGCCGTTAAGAAATATGTGGTGATGGCAAAGAAGGTAGGCAACCTTTCCTTAACGAATGTGAAAGTGAAGTATACAGATGCAGGGGGTGCAGCACAGGAACTGGATGGGGTGCTTCAACCCAGTGGTGAAATATTGTTCTATGTATTACCCGGCACGGTTATGAACAATACAAAGGTGACCTATGAGATCAATAAACATTCCACCGCTTCCATTGCAAACGATGCTGCAGTTGATCTGTCTCAACCACTTCCTTTAGTAGTAACAGGCAAGGATGGTGTAACCAAAACCTATACGCTGAAAACCGCAGAGCCTATCAAACTGGCTTATGGCATTGGTATCAACCGCCAACTGTGGGCTAAAGCGGGTTCTGATTTCGGCTTTACTGCAAATAATGAAGTGAGTATTGCTGTAAGCGGAGATCACCTGATCCTGGTAAGGAGAACGAATCCTTCGAAGTTCAGCGTATACAACCGTTTCACGGCAGCTTATGTGCAGGAGATGTATAATCCATTCGGGTCCCAGCTGTCTTTCCAGATGGTGGAAGATACGGTAGGTAACCTGCTGGCAGCTTCCTGGGCTCCCAAGAATGCCAAGTTCATACTCTACAAGTATAAAAATGCATTAGACGGCGCTCCTGTGAAACTGATCGAATGGACCAACAACAACCCGGCTGCTATTACGCTGGATGGTGGTGTAGGCCGCAGGGTGAATATTTACGGTAACCTGGATGGTAACGCCGTGATCATGGCACCGGCAGGTCAATCTAATATCATCTTCAGGTGGAGGGTGCAAAATGGTGCGGTGGTAAGCCAAACGCCTGAAACACTTACTTATACCGGTCTTGCCAACGGGGCTGCCAACTTTGGGTTCTATGCGGAGGCGCAACCTGTATCTGCAGGCGCTAATGCAGATTACTTTATCAACTACCAGCAGGACATTGCATTTGTGAATGGTGCCACACAGGCAAGAACGATCGCATTTGCCAATGAAGTGGCCAACTTCGGTATCTTCCACATGCCTACTGCTTATGTTCGTTTCAATAATGCCAACTACCTCGCTATTGTGAAGTATGTGGCCACTTATGATCTGAACCGCATTCATACCTGCCTGTTTGATGTAACCAATACTTCCAGGTTAAATACTTCCTCCGCAGATCCGAATTACTCCACTTTCAATGTATTCACTTCTGCTGAGCAGAACGGTACCCTGAATGGTAACGGTACGGCGGATATCTGTGTAGGTTTCTCTCAGAACAAGGAAAGGATGCAGGTGTATACGCTGCTCACCAATGGTGGTATCGTAGCACATGAGTTCACTACATACGCAAAGTAA
- a CDS encoding RagB/SusD family nutrient uptake outer membrane protein: MSIIFSTIKRSFLLAGIVVLAHGCKIDIPLTNKYTEEAIYKNPANMELYIGGMYSEFNTFQFGQFPIGYSNATDALTDVMKYTSTTSGNGTVNILAMDASRVDAAGPQLNYWSTGYSRIRKLNEFIYGLYKYAKVSDEEKALYEAEARFIRGYVYFWLVKLHGSVVIMPELEGYANKDNARSSEDDCWKYIAADFAYAAEKLPVTQPAARAGRATKGAAYGMLARTWLYAASIAEYDKKLYNQDPLTGVPAANAPAYYKNAADAAAEVIKLADQGTYALESNFAAIFLKKDSKESLFKLDYIAPQFTHQFDLGFAPPGDIPGQGLVYGVPTAELVNEFEMADGSKFSWSNATQAANPYVGREPRFYATILYNGAPWKSRTINSQAGSGVENFIEYAASPEPKRTVTGYYIKKMLDSTNTNFVVNKSTQSSIEMRYAEVLLIAAEARTKINDLSGATTALDALRNKRGLPGTTAGDAAQLMTAIEHERKVELAFEGHRYWDLRRWRKAHTVLNGVKFTGHRITPQGAGWKYEVVPADNVNRQFTPALYYIPIPVDEIQRNAAMKQIQGW; this comes from the coding sequence ATGAGTATAATATTTTCAACAATAAAGAGATCGTTTTTACTGGCAGGCATTGTGGTACTGGCGCACGGCTGTAAAATTGATATCCCGCTTACCAATAAATATACGGAAGAAGCCATTTATAAAAATCCGGCGAATATGGAGCTGTACATCGGCGGCATGTATTCCGAGTTCAATACTTTCCAGTTCGGCCAGTTCCCTATCGGTTACAGTAACGCAACAGATGCACTCACCGATGTGATGAAATATACTTCCACCACCTCTGGTAACGGAACGGTGAATATCCTTGCCATGGATGCCAGCCGTGTAGATGCTGCCGGCCCGCAACTGAATTACTGGAGCACTGGTTATTCCCGGATCCGCAAGCTCAATGAGTTTATTTACGGCCTTTACAAATATGCAAAGGTGAGTGATGAGGAGAAAGCTTTGTATGAAGCAGAAGCCCGTTTTATCCGTGGGTATGTATACTTCTGGCTTGTGAAATTACATGGCAGTGTGGTGATCATGCCTGAACTGGAGGGATATGCGAATAAGGACAATGCCCGTTCCAGTGAAGATGATTGCTGGAAATACATCGCAGCAGATTTTGCCTATGCGGCAGAAAAGCTGCCTGTTACACAACCGGCTGCACGTGCAGGCCGCGCTACTAAAGGAGCTGCTTATGGTATGCTGGCCCGTACATGGTTGTATGCAGCTTCCATCGCTGAATACGATAAGAAATTATACAACCAGGATCCCTTAACCGGCGTACCTGCTGCCAACGCACCTGCTTATTATAAAAATGCAGCAGATGCTGCTGCTGAAGTGATCAAACTGGCAGATCAGGGCACTTATGCACTGGAAAGCAACTTTGCTGCCATCTTCCTGAAAAAGGATTCCAAAGAATCCCTCTTTAAACTGGATTACATCGCACCGCAATTCACCCATCAGTTTGACCTGGGTTTTGCACCTCCGGGTGATATTCCTGGCCAGGGATTGGTATATGGCGTGCCTACTGCAGAACTGGTGAATGAATTTGAAATGGCCGATGGTTCCAAATTCTCCTGGAGCAATGCTACCCAGGCAGCCAACCCATATGTGGGCCGCGAACCAAGGTTTTACGCCACCATCCTTTACAATGGCGCTCCCTGGAAAAGCAGGACCATCAATTCACAGGCTGGTTCAGGCGTGGAAAACTTTATAGAATATGCTGCTTCCCCTGAACCCAAAAGAACAGTGACCGGCTATTACATCAAAAAAATGCTGGATTCCACCAATACCAACTTTGTAGTGAACAAGAGCACACAAAGCTCCATCGAAATGCGCTATGCAGAAGTATTGCTGATCGCTGCGGAAGCAAGAACAAAGATCAATGATCTCTCAGGTGCTACTACAGCACTGGATGCGTTAAGGAACAAACGTGGCCTGCCTGGTACAACAGCCGGTGATGCTGCACAACTGATGACAGCTATTGAACACGAACGTAAAGTGGAACTGGCGTTTGAAGGACACCGTTACTGGGACCTCCGCCGCTGGCGCAAAGCACACACCGTATTGAACGGTGTGAAGTTCACCGGCCACAGGATCACACCACAGGGTGCAGGCTGGAAATATGAAGTGGTACCGGCAGATAATGTGAATCGCCAGTTCACACCTGCTTTGTATTACATCCCCATTCCGGTAGATGAGATCCAGCGTAATGCTGCCATGAAACAAATCCAGGGTTGGTAA